The region TACGTTGCAGCATCATGCCCCCCAGTATGCAGGCATTGCGTATTCAACTTGTCAAGACAGTCCAGTGCTGTTTTAACATGGTCAGGAATCGCCAAAGAAGCATCCCCTGGGGAATACAGCGGCGCAAAGTTGCTCTGCCGCAGAACAGGATACGACGCCTTGTTGATCTGCTGGACACCGCGACACAATACGAAGACTTTGTCCAGTGCATCCAACGAGGGTTTGTTCTCGTCTGTCTCGGTCAAGGCCGACCCAAATGCATACGCTACAACCAGCGCAGACAGGCCCACCAACGATGTCGCATTCTCTGCATTAACATTCCCCAGCCCATTCCGTAGAAACGGCAGCGCCTGCCCTTTATGCGCGGTGGCTATACCCAGCCAAAACGCCTGTTCTGACGCCTGTTCCGACAGCGCAAGATGCAGCGCCGAGACCGCCAGGATACCATGCATGAGAGGCGGTGTTTTCAGCGCCTCATCCACGAGATGAGTCTGCCAAACGATTCTGGTTTCCGTGTCGCGGGAGAAAAATTGACACGTCTCATGCTGCCAGttcaccagcagcctcagctGGACCATGTCCAGCGTGGAATTTGACGCCGGCGCTGTCTGGCGACCGAACGTATCCAGAAGCTGGAATGGGgcatcttcttcggcatGTTTACCGGTACGCTCGCTGCCAGGCTGTTTGCGCCGTCGAGGGCGACCACGAGGAGGCTCATCCGCTGCCCAGATATAGGATGCCTCTGCGCCGTATTCGCACTGTTCGTCGCGTTGTTGGCAGTGTGTGCAGATGGGTCTTGCTTCGTCGCACTATCGCTCGTCAGAATGCGGCGCATTATTAATATAGGAGTCTGATTGGCATACCTTCACCCGACGCTGCTTGCACGCCTTACAGCCATGTCTGGACTTCCGGTGGGCACGACGCGTGGGCATGGCAGGGGCAGGGCACAGATCCAAGAGATCGCATAACTTCGTATTCGTAGAGCAACGCTTGCGACTGCAGGATCAGGATTGTCGCGCCGTTACATGTTCCAAGAGTTCTAGGCAGCTGTGAATTCCAGTCTTTGGAAGGATGTCCCGGTGCAGGGAAAATTTGTTGCCAAGAATCGTATGGACTTCCAAGTTAGGGTATGGGTACGAGTACGAGTGGCGTTTTCCAGACAACCATGGATTAAGTAAAGAATATGGAAATTACTTCTTTTTAAGCTGGAGTATATTTCGGTGCATACCTACTTATTTTGCCAGAAGAGTGATTTAGGAACACTGGCGCTGCGCGAGTGCGTTTCTAGGGCATATTCGGGGTATTTACCATACATATACCGTCCTAAAAGCAACAATGGATCACAACAACCGTTCAAAACAACCAAAGGGCACAACTCAGTACGGTAAAGCGAACGTCTTCGAAGATCAAATAACAACCCCCTCCGAAACAAACCTCCAGTACCTCTTCGCACACCATTTCCGCCACCTCTTCCCCCAAACCATCGAAggcccagccagcgccaTACTCGCCAGCACCAACGCCCCAAAAAACGTAAACGCCCTTCCATAATCCGTCGCCTCGATGAACGGCTGGACCGAAAACGACATGGCGAAGTTGATACACGACGAGCAGATCGCAAGCACGACCACAAGTTCGCTTGATATCTACCCCAGATTCGCAGTCAGTTAGCCGCTTCAATGTATATCGTTGGCAAGTACACAGTGAGGAGTGAAGACGTACCCCCTCAAAACACTCCATCGCATAGGCAGTGGCTacactggcagcagcaacctGCTGCGCGACCATCCCGCCTAGTCCGACGGCAATAAGCACCCAGGATTTTCCGTACGACGCGGCCCACCCGTACATGAAGTACCCGACTGCGCCGTAGACGAAGGCAAGGGAGAGAATCCACAGGCGCATTTCTGGCTCTTTGTATCCGGCGTTGCGGCGAGCGAGGCGGAGGACTACGAGGTCGCCGAGGGCGCCGGTTCCCATTCTGTAGTTGTTAGTTACGAGGGTATATAGAGATATGGGATGGATAGTGAGTGATACCCGATGAAAGAGCCGACTAgggcagcgaggaagagtAGGCCGGTTGCTCCGGTTCCCCAGTTGTAAGGAGCTTCGGTCATGATCTCggagatggtgttgaaggagACGATGCCTGAGGGTGTCAGTTATTATGCTATATCGTGTAGTAGGATTTACAATACCCGCTGTGTTTGCGAAAGCGTAGATCAGGCCAGCCTGTATTGCGGTTAGCTTGCAGCTGACTGGGGGCTAGACACGTACTATGACAATATTCGGAAATGCAAACAGATGGAACGGTCGCCGGAAGTACTGCCACCAGGTGGTCTTGTCCTCCTTGAAGTAGTGAACTGGCGCGAGGACCTGCCAGTAGTTGCGTGGTAGGAAGTCAAAGTCGCCATCGTTGACTGTCGTCTGCCGGTCTAGAGGGTCTATGGATGGTTCCTTCTTGGTATCACTGGTTGGATGAGTACTGCTATCCTGATATGTCTGACTGGTAGCGTTTTGGGAGACGGCAGCTCTCGACCTCTCGAGCGCATAtcgagggaagagagaatcGTCCAGGGTGAAAGCAAACAAGACAACGACAGCGCCCTGATATACAGTCAGTGGGTGATAACATATTAACCAAGTATAAACATACACTGAGAATGGCAACAACCCTGTAAGCCCACCTCCAGCCAGGTCCCTCAGCAATATAGCCGCCCAGGATTAAGCCCAAGATGGTACCCAGCTGCTGTCCCCAGACGTAAACAGCCAGCATAGTACCACGTTGGTGGGCGAAGAATATATCAAACACCTACCGAAATTAATACTGTCCACTGGAGGtccaaagaagaaaagcataCCGTAAGTTGAATGATAGCCTGGTAAGCACCCTGCCCAATTCCCCCGACCAGGCTGTTCAGGTACCATTGCGGCGTGCCATAGATATACGAATTCCACACAGAGGCCGCCATAACGATTATCATCGAGGAGATATACACAATCTTGCGACCAAACTTCATGGCCGTCGGAATCCAGAGGACATTGACAAATCCCAGAAGCAGGTAGTTGAGGGCAGATCCTCCGTTCATGTCGGCAATCGTGACATCGATTTCATCCGATATAACAGTCCAGGCAGCACCGGAGACGTTCTCACCGAATGCCATGACAGTGGCGAACAGCgtcgccaggaacaggctccATGCCTTTTTTGGCTTGGGCCAGTTCTGGGTACGTTAGAGCGAACCTGATGTGGCGACGGAAGAGGCATACCAGGGGGTCTCGTGCTGTGTCTAGTGGGCGAGGAACAAGCACCACATTGTGCTCGGTAGTGTCGTGCGATTGCTCGACCTGTGTCTTGTCCCCTGTGGAGCATCAGTGGGTGCTCTGTCCTGCAGGGGTGGTGCCACTACCAACAAAGAAGACTGTTCCTGGAACTTCAGTCTGGGAGATGTCGTCTACTCCACCAGCCATTGTGAATGGTAATTATTGCAGAAGTGCTGGCGGATGCCGATAGCAGGACTATGGCCATGCCGGATCAGGTTCTATTTAAGCATTGTCAAGGCAGAGCAAGCGAGATACGAAGGTTTGATATCCGAGGCGACAATGCGGAGAAAGCGATAGGGACAAAAGCAAGGAAGGTCCAAGAGAAGACGAGCAGATGCTAAACTTGTTAGGGCATAGTATGGAGTCTCTATCAGTCTCTCTATCGGGCTCACTGCGGGGAGCGCGGGGAAGCCTCGGAATCCGCCGATAACCCTGAAGTCGTGCACTGTTTTAGTTTACTCCATCCCTGCTGCCGACAACAACCATTCGCTGTCAACGCTCTCGCATCCGGATGGACCTTCCACGCCAACATTGGCTGCAATTAGCggtatttaaataagacaCAATCCAGCAGCAGACACATTAAGATCAACCATCATGTCGAACGAGGCTATTCTGattatcggcggcggcacatGGGGCTGCAGCACCGCTCTCCAGCTCGCACGCAACGGCTATACAAACGTAACTGTGTTCGACCGGAGCCCGATTCCCTCGCCTATATCGGCCGGAAATGACGTGAACAAAATTATGGAAGAGGGTATACAGAATGTTGTTTACTGGCGCGATCGTCAACTGGCTAATACAACTGCACACAGGCTGGCCCTCGGAATCCGACTCGGATGAGCAATACGTCTGGAACAGAATGCACCAACTAGCGACAGACGCCTGGAAAAATGATCCCGTTTATCGACCCTTCTACCATCCCACTGGGTTCATCATGGCTGCATCACAAGAGTCCGCCCAGCACGAGCTTATCGACGACTACATCCGCACTTGCAAGGACAAGCTGCGCCTACTAAACACCCCGAAGGAGTTCCGAGCCACCATGCCTGAGGGTGTCCTCACTGGAGACTTTCCTAAATGGAAGGGGTTCTTCCGGGAATCGGGTGCAGGATGGGTATTTGCCCGGGGAGCCCTGGAGGCAGCGTATCGCGAGGCGTCGCGTCTGGGCGTCAGGTTTGTTGTTGGATCAGCCGCTGGGAGTGTTAAGCGGCTGCTCTACTCAGATGCCTGGGACGATGTGATCGGTATTCAAACCGCAGATGGACGGAAGCATAGAGGAGACCGCGTTATCCTCTGTGCCGGGGCCAACAGCGACCATTTGCTAGACTTCAAACGACAACTGCGACCGACAGCCTGGACGCTGGCGCATATTCAGATGACGGACGATGAGCGAGAACTGTGGAAAGACCTGCCTGTGCTGTTCAACCCCAATCGTGGATTCTTCATCGTACGTCTGCCTACTTGACACCGCAGCCGAGTGCTAACCCTATACCCTACAAGGAACCTGATGCTCAGAATGGGCAACTGAAATTCGTCGACGAGCACCCCGGATACTGCAATTTCGTCCATGACCCAGATACTGGCATCGAGAAATCCATTCCCTTTGCAAAGCATCAGATTCCCGTCCAATCCGAGCGCAGTGCAAGGCAATTCCTGCGCGAAGCCGTCCCTCACATCGCCGATCGCCCGTTCGCCTTCGCCCGAATCTGCTGGGACGCAGACACCCCGGACAGACAATTCCTGATTGCCCAGCACCCGCAGTACAAGTctcttgttgttgctgttggcggGTCTGGGAATGGGTTCATGATGATGCCCGCCGTTGGGACTGCCATCCATAAAACGCTAGAGGGGGTGCTTGAACCGAGATTGAAGCATGGGTTTAGATGGAGACCTGAGACTGCGGTGGGTAGGGACTGGCGCGATACGCAGCATCGgtatggtggtgatggcacTGTAAGGGAATTTCAGAAGGTTGATGCCTGGACTCGGATCGGGGAGAGTGCAAAGGGACTGAGCAATCTGTAGCTAGAATGGTTTGCAGTTAAGATAATGCACAGAGATACCATGCTATAACTGGAATATCGAAGACTGGTGCTGGGATAGTTCCAAGTGTGCTTTGCGTGGTTTGTGCATAAACAGCAATTCACTTGTCTTGTACACAGATATCTTGCTGCCCTAGGCAAATACTCTTTCCGGGTGATGTCGGAGTACCATAAAGGAAATGTCCCTGATTGAATGTGCTGTTGTCCGTAGTGATGGGATCTTATCTGCTATAGGCACAGGGTGCTTTGCCGGTATTGGTCTTTCTAAAGCCGGCCGGTCATTGACTTGCATAATAATATTTCATTAATATGATACACTACTGATTGGTTAACAGCAATAAGACAGTAGACTGGGCGCAGTAGCAGgggaaacaaaaaaagaattttTCATTGAAAAGAAAGATGTAGATATGCTTTGGGCTCTGGTGTGCAGAAGACTTGCACAAAGGTATAATGCGCATAGGGAAACAAGGGCAACGCGACAACTTATCTCTTAGGATCTTTCACTATACCAGGGAACCATTCCTGGTATCATCTTCAGAGTGCTGTGATGCGGCccaccagcgccagatgTGGCGCCGTTTCCCTAATTATTAGTTGGTTCAATCAGCTTctgtcttcttttctgaaCCGGAGCCTCACGCTTATTCCATGGAAGAACAACCGTCTCGGGAGACTCCCTGAGGCCATCTGGGGCAAGCCTCCAGTGCATAGTATACCAGAGTCATGCGGTAATGAGGGCATCATTCGTCAGCCGAATGGTTGCATGGACCGATTTGCGTGCATCCCAGTAGCCCGGAGAGAAGTGAAGCTCGTTGCTATATCAGATTCAATTAGCAAAGTGCTTCAAACCTAGGATGATGCTGGTATTTAcatgaccatggcctccgTAATAGCCACCGTATGACCGTGGCCATTCCTGATCTGCCTATGATCGCTAACACAGCCTTGTATCTCCTCGCGATTGGCCTCCTCGAAGGGCAGTGAACACCCGTCCCTATCAAAGCGCAGATTTACCGCCATGGCTGTGTACGAGAAGGGTGTCTGATCAGGTAAAGTTCAGCGAGTCTCCCAGAACGAGATGTCCTCTATGGAATCAACCAGTGCTTGCCTATCGGGAGATCTCGGGGACGGTTGATGCTTTTATAACAATACTTTTAGGCCCCCAGTGTGCATTAGGAGGTAGATAATTGTATGTGCGGCCTTGTTCTGGAAGGTTAAATTGCTAGTTCCCTTAATAGTGCATAAAGGCTCAGTACAGAGTTCACAAGTACACAAGAGGTGAGCCCATTGTTTAGCCGATAAACATCCCGTCTGATATATCTAAAGAGGGACTCCTTGAAGAGGTTTGTTGTCACCATTCACCACACGCTACTGTGGACCCTGCACCGCTTGGTCGCCAATTACAGCAGTTTATGGAAGGCTTTATATTCGCTGACCGATGTGGCACCTCATAAAGGAGAACATGCCTTCATCTCCGAAACGGTCTTTGTCCTGCTGGTAGTTCCTTGACAATGTATATGCCCCGATTACGGAATACACACAAGGCCGATTACGGGCCAGGAGCATTTAAAAGCGAAATTGGGACTCGACTTTGCAGCCATTCATTTTCAATCTAGGTTGTTCACTCACACTCACAGATCGACAATGGCAGATCTATCAGTTTACAAGCCGCGCAACCTTCTGTACACACAGGAGCCCATCCGAAGGTACCGCTCTGACGGCTACCATCCGGTATGTCTAGGAGATACTTTCAACAATGGCCGTTACAAAATATACCACAAGCTCGGCTGGGGAGGCCATGCCACTGTCTGGCTAGCTAATGACACGAAGTTTGTTGAATTCCCAACTCATTATTTTCCACcatattaattaaattaaacAGAGACAACAAATGGGTGGCTTTGAAGATCATGGCAGCGGCCGTATCAAAGGAATCCACCGAGGTGCACAATTCACAACTACTACAAAGGGCCTCAGAAACCGGCCCGTCCACAAAGCATGTTGTTCAGGTCCTAGACTCTTTCATGAACCAGGGTCCTAATGGAGGCCACAGGTGTATTGTACTCGAGCTGCTAGGACCTTCTGTTGGTAAGGTAATGAGCCTCTATACCTGGGCTGAAGATGATACGCCTAAACCCGACCTTATCGTTCGGATGGCAGAACAGGTTCTCGAGGGTCTCCAGTTTATGCACCATGCGGGCATTGCACACGGAGGTAAGTACGAGCTACACTATTTACAAGATTACTAAATGAGTGCAGATATAAGCGCTGGCAACATTGCTTTTCGGAGTACAAATCTTTCAGAGGCAACTACAGAACGTATTCTAGAGATTTTGGGAGAGCCTTAttttgaagagctggagcgCCTTGATGGCAAGCCACTCGACTATGGCCTGCCGAAGTATATCGTTGAAGCGGCAGACTGGGATAAGTGGCTAtttgaagaaaaggaggatcTTTGTATATTAGACCTCGGAGAGGCGTTTATAGAAGGAAGCGAGACTGAGCGACTGGCACAGCCGGGTGCTTTACAAGCGCCTGAGACTTTTTTCATCGGGCGATTTGATCATACTGTCGACCTATGGTCTGCCGGTTGCATGGTGAGTCGTGGTAACCGGATGGATGATTAGTAGTCCCAATATTAACCATCAAACGCAGATCTACAGCTTCGTATTTGGTCTGTTTCCTTTCTGGCACCTCGGCAACGATGAAGTACTGGTGGCACAGATGATCGGGTTTGTTGAAGCCCTACCGGAAGAGTGGAGGGAACAGTGGCTTGAGATGCGCGACAAGTCAAAGCATCACAAATCCCTGGCCGAGACCGAAGGTATCCAAAACGCGGAGCTGGAAAAGAAGTTCAACACAGTTGACCCAACTCTTGCTGTCCTTCTGCCGGTCATTCGAGGGCTGATGCGATTTCGCCCATCGGATCGTCTGAGTGCGTCCGAGGCACTTAATCTCTTGAGGAACACGCAAGCGTGATACTTATGAGTTAGGGCCAGTGATCAGTCTCTACTCGCAGTTTGCTTCTAACACCTTGCTTTCACAGTTTAGTTTTATAGTGTCTGATAGCCCTCTTGAATACAAAATTGTGATTTGAATTTGTGCTTTTGTAGTTATGACAGAGGCAGCTACAGCGTTCCCTTCTCTAACAAGCCATTTATAGCATGGGCATAAATATGAGATCACACCCCTTGATCTAGGGCATGTGAGTacctcatcttcaataaTCAACTGCTCTACAATACAGGAAAGATGGATTACCTAGTGCGCGAGgaccttctgcagctcgaaATGACAGTCAGAAAGTCCACGACAATACTTGACTTGGAAGGCGTTGAGCTAAACACGCGATTTAGCATACTTCCTTCTCGGCCGCTGGGATGCAGGAGACCTTCGACCATTCCGGATATGTGGCCTTCATTTTACGATAACTTGTCTGTATGATGAGTGATCGTACCGGGGAACTACTTCGGCCTTCATTGAGGCCCCGCCTTCTCGCACTCCGCTCGATTCTTCCGAGGACTCATACACAGTGCTGTGGAGAATGGCATCTCATGACAGTTCTTCCATCCGGAGCTATATGAAAGCGTCTTCAAACGGCACTGAAGAGGAACACCCGCACTGCCGAAACTCGGAAGCCAGCGAGGGAGAACagcggaaagaagaaagagatatcttttttcttttcccctttttTCCGGGGCAGTATTTCAGCTGTCGAGATCCTGCTTGTCCTATCGCAAGGAAGCCCACCTGGGGCATCTTGGGTTGCCAGGAATCATAGATCGATTGTTGCTGCAGTTGCAGTTTGAACCAGAAAACCGCCAATTTAGCCCCGAAGTTGGCATCTGCAGATCTGAGCAAGTTCCGGGAAGAGGTTGGAGACCTGTGGCAAAAAGGATCTTTCCATTGTTGGTGGGGATGGATGACTGCGTTGTGAACCATAAGTAGTTAGGGCATTATCGATCTCTGCCCTCCGGAACGCGATGGTCTTCAGTATATGTGCAATTCATAAAACGGATACAGGGATTGAAGCAGCATTATGATCGTTGCCGATAGACCAACCCCAACCAGAATCAAGGTAGTGAAGATAGCCCTGAAAGGGAAGCTGCGCGGGCGGCCTGGGCAGACAGATTTTGTCACTGCAGACGATGTTGTAAATACTCTCTATAGCGCTATCGTCACAATCCCCGGAATAGGCGCCCACCTTTCAAGTATAGGAAGCACCCCCACCCCCTCATAAGAGACCCGCCGGCTAAGTCCAAACTTGATTGCCACAACGGAAAGAGTCATCGGTGCGATGAGGGAGATATTCACTTTGTATAATGCTGAGATGGTCGCCGCCGAGACCGTGTTCACAGCCGAGACTTGGTGTTTCCTGACAAATGGAGTCATTATAAAATCCAACCGAGGGGCAATGTAGAATTAAAAATTAACTAATCGTTCAACCTGGCACCCAAATCACCCGCAACCATGATCCAAAGTCCCTTTCCCACACACTACCAAAGATGATTATAACGTGGAGTACTTTTCCCCGTGAGCTCCAAGAAATGATCCTTACA is a window of Aspergillus puulaauensis MK2 DNA, chromosome 4, nearly complete sequence DNA encoding:
- a CDS encoding NAD(P)/FAD-dependent oxidoreductase (COG:E;~EggNog:ENOG410PH30;~InterPro:IPR006076,IPR036188;~PFAM:PF01266;~go_function: GO:0016491 - oxidoreductase activity [Evidence IEA];~go_process: GO:0055114 - oxidation-reduction process [Evidence IEA]), with amino-acid sequence MSNEAILIIGGGTWGCSTALQLARNGYTNVTVFDRSPIPSPISAGNDVNKIMEEGWPSESDSDEQYVWNRMHQLATDAWKNDPVYRPFYHPTGFIMAASQESAQHELIDDYIRTCKDKLRLLNTPKEFRATMPEGVLTGDFPKWKGFFRESGAGWVFARGALEAAYREASRLGVRFVVGSAAGSVKRLLYSDAWDDVIGIQTADGRKHRGDRVILCAGANSDHLLDFKRQLRPTAWTLAHIQMTDDERELWKDLPVLFNPNRGFFIEPDAQNGQLKFVDEHPGYCNFVHDPDTGIEKSIPFAKHQIPVQSERSARQFLREAVPHIADRPFAFARICWDADTPDRQFLIAQHPQYKSLVVAVGGSGNGFMMMPAVGTAIHKTLEGVLEPRLKHGFRWRPETAVGRDWRDTQHRYGGDGTVREFQKVDAWTRIGESAKGLSNL
- a CDS encoding uncharacterized protein (COG:T;~EggNog:ENOG410PW8S;~InterPro:IPR000719,IPR011009,IPR017441;~PFAM:PF07714,PF00069;~go_function: GO:0004672 - protein kinase activity [Evidence IEA];~go_function: GO:0005524 - ATP binding [Evidence IEA];~go_process: GO:0006468 - protein phosphorylation [Evidence IEA]); amino-acid sequence: MADLSVYKPRNLLYTQEPIRRYRSDGYHPVCLGDTFNNGRYKIYHKLGWGGHATVWLANDTKDNKWVALKIMAAAVSKESTEVHNSQLLQRASETGPSTKHVVQVLDSFMNQGPNGGHRCIVLELLGPSVGKVMSLYTWAEDDTPKPDLIVRMAEQVLEGLQFMHHAGIAHGDISAGNIAFRSTNLSEATTERILEILGEPYFEELERLDGKPLDYGLPKYIVEAADWDKWLFEEKEDLCILDLGEAFIEGSETERLAQPGALQAPETFFIGRFDHTVDLWSAGCMIYSFVFGLFPFWHLGNDEVLVAQMIGFVEALPEEWREQWLEMRDKSKHHKSLAETEGIQNAELEKKFNTVDPTLAVLLPVIRGLMRFRPSDRLSASEALNLLRNTQA
- a CDS encoding Zn(II)2Cys6 transcription factor (COG:S;~EggNog:ENOG410PMN6;~InterPro:IPR036864,IPR021858,IPR001138;~PFAM:PF00172;~go_function: GO:0000981 - DNA-binding transcription factor activity, RNA polymerase II-specific [Evidence IEA];~go_function: GO:0008270 - zinc ion binding [Evidence IEA];~go_process: GO:0006355 - regulation of transcription, DNA-templated [Evidence IEA]); the encoded protein is MPTRRAHRKSRHGCKACKQRRVKCDEARPICTHCQQRDEQCEYGAEASYIWAADEPPRGRPRRRKQPGSERTGKHAEEDAPFQLLDTFGRQTAPASNSTLDMVQLRLLVNWQHETCQFFSRDTETRIVWQTHLVDEALKTPPLMHGILAVSALHLALSEQASEQAFWLGIATAHKGQALPFLRNGLGNVNAENATSLVGLSALVVAYAFGSALTETDENKPSLDALDKVFVLCRGVQQINKASYPVLRQSNFAPLYSPGDASLAIPDHVKTALDCLDKLNTQCLHTGGHDAATYTRVISAIRELSGHAFVQPNSMTLAAGWAIRLSPEYLGYLQAKEPFALVVHAYYCAFLHMARGNAFLQCWGRAVLEDIIPLLDDPWRPHIEWPVAEVFGVGRSL
- a CDS encoding putative MFS transporter (COG:G;~EggNog:ENOG410PMPF;~InterPro:IPR020846,IPR011701,IPR036259;~PFAM:PF07690;~TransMembrane:12 (i62-82o102-119i126-145o151-174i186-209o215-235i326-350o370-390i411-431o437-462i474-493o505-527i);~go_function: GO:0022857 - transmembrane transporter activity [Evidence IEA];~go_process: GO:0055085 - transmembrane transport [Evidence IEA]) gives rise to the protein MAGGVDDISQTEVPGTVFFVGDKTQVEQSHDTTEHNVVLVPRPLDTARDPLNWPKPKKAWSLFLATLFATVMAFGENVSGAAWTVISDEIDVTIADMNGGSALNYLLLGFVNVLWIPTAMKFGRKIVYISSMIIVMAASVWNSYIYGTPQWYLNSLVGGIGQGAYQAIIQLTVFDIFFAHQRGTMLAVYVWGQQLGTILGLILGGYIAEGPGWRWAYRVVAILSGAVVVLFAFTLDDSLFPRYALERSRAAVSQNATSQTYQDSSTHPTSDTKKEPSIDPLDRQTTVNDGDFDFLPRNYWQVLAPVHYFKEDKTTWWQYFRRPFHLFAFPNIVIAGLIYAFANTAGIVSFNTISEIMTEAPYNWGTGATGLLFLAALVGSFIGMGTGALGDLVVLRLARRNAGYKEPEMRLWILSLAFVYGAVGYFMYGWAASYGKSWVLIAVGLGGMVAQQVAAASVATAYAMECFEGISSELVVVLAICSSCINFAMSFSVQPFIEATDYGRAFTFFGALVLASMALAGPSMVWGKRWRKWCAKRYWRFVSEGVVI